Proteins encoded together in one Porites lutea chromosome 2, jaPorLute2.1, whole genome shotgun sequence window:
- the LOC140928820 gene encoding uncharacterized protein isoform X4, producing the protein MMIKCVRFPCRIEPHSLRIVFALVCVIGIAALALLRPSAPFKKTLRFKYVKNVDNRSFVACRLPVLDPYHESVLKFVEDLGELRCKGRSFSSFENNVLRVEGEGIVSAQYRKIGRKAGDDYHVLLSKPVSIVNLADKSGGKTQTSKGLFSRLWNFLTGSGDKFSGFAKVDHDFIQVDAVTSWGWTMRDVHMHVFPNKEVLERRKKPGGIPLNIALIMFDSTSAANFKRKMPKSLEYLTDDLNSLLMRGETIVGDGTTAQLAALLTGIAEKDQPEARKDMGKAASPVDIWRWIFKDFKQNGYVTMFSEDSPRFGSFNYRLKGFKDPPTDHFARPFWMAAADLGWEQFCINGRASHKVAFEYMLSYFRAYRNTPKFSFVSLAPLTHENINSLGYADDDFKILLQHLKEESFLNSTFLVVFGDHGPRFSALRQTIQGKLEERLPFLSITTPKWFPVQYPKLYNNLVHNSGVLTTPFDLYATLRHIITYPEYPSGITTGQSLFSRIDEGIRTCTIAGVEEHWCPCLNLEEISVNEPIIGQLAEFVVSHMNKLLSQNPKVAKLCQKLVLKDVKSAFRDMPSETLQFFKKSKRDEICDSCGLEYGGKSKNTLVLDTLYQLQLVTFPNDGFYEASVRMKKGSPSIVGEISRLDTYKDQIFCLQDLYPRVRKYCYC; encoded by the exons ATGATGATAAAGTGTGTTAGATTTCCATGTAGAATTGAACCACACAGTCTTCGAATTGTGTTCGCCCTTGTTTGCGTGATTGGAATCGCCGCATTGGCACTTCTTCGACCCTCCGCTCCGTTTAAAAAAACTCTTCGCTTTAAATACGTTAAAAATGTGGACAACAGGAGCTTCGTTGCTTGTAGGCTTCCAGTTCTAGACCCGTATCACGAAAGCGTACTTAAATTTGTAGAAGACCTTGGCGAGTTACGTTGTAAAGGAAGAAGCTTTTCAAGCTTTGAAAACAACGTGCTTCGCGTGGAAGGTGAAGGTATCGTTTCAGCTCAGTACCGGAAAATTGGCAGAAAGGCCGGCGATGACTATCATGTTTTACTTTCCAAGCCAGTTTCTATCGTTAACTTGGCCGACAAAAGTGGTGGAAAAACGCAAACCTCGAAAG GTTTGTTCTCGAGATTATGGAATTTTCTCACTGGCTCAGGAG ATAAATTCTCGGGCTTTGCGAAAGTGGATCACGACTTCATTCAAGTCGATGCAGTGACGTCATGGGGTTGGACAATGAGGGATGTGCACATGCACGTGTTTCCAAATAAGGAAGTGCTTGAAAGGCGAAAGAAACCTGGTGGTATTCCTTTGAATATTGCACTGATCATGTTTGACTCCACATCCGCGGCtaatttcaagagaaaaatgCCAAAAAGCTTGGAATATTTGACAGATGATCTGAATTCATTGTTGATGCGAG GCGAAACAATTGTTGGGGATGGTACCACAGCTCAGCTGGCCGCTCTTTTGACTGGAATTGCGGAAAAAGACCAACCGGAGGCGAGGAAAGATATGGGAAAGGCAGCCAGCCCTGTTGACATATGGCGATGGATATTCAAGGATTTCAAGCAAAACGGATATGTTACAATGTTCTCAGAAGACTCGCCTCGCTTTGGGTCGTTCAATTATCGCCTGAAGGGCTTCAAAGATCCACCAACAGATCATTTTGCAAGACCATTCTGGATGGCAGCGGCCGATTTGGGATGGGAGCAGTTTTGCATCAACGGTAGAGCTTCGCACAAAGTTGCATTTGAATATATGCTAAGTTATTTTCGTGCGTACAGGAACACCCCGAAATTCTCTTTTGTCTCGCTTGCTCCTTTAACTCACGAAAATATTAATAGCCTCGGTTATGCAGATGATGATTTTAAGATCCTTCTGCAACACTTGAAGGAAGAATCATTCCTTAACAGCACGTTTCTGGTCGTTTTTGGAGACCACGGACCACGCTTTTCCGCCTTGAGGCAAACCATTCAAGGAAAACTTGAGGAACGGCTTCCATTTCTATCAATCACAACACCAAAATGGTTTCCAGTACAGTACCCAAAGCTTTATAACAACCTTGTGCATAATTCAGGTGTTCTTACTACACCGTTTGATCTGTACGCTACCCTTCGTCACATTATCACGTACCCCGAGTATCCAAGTGGGATAACAACCGGTCAAAGCCTGTTTAGCCGGATTGACGAGGGAATTCGTACTTGCACCATAGCAGGTGTTGAGGAACACTGGTGTCCTTGTCTTAATTTAGAGGAAATTTCGGTGAATGAACCAATAATTGGACAGTTGGCGGAGTTTGTAGTGAGTCATATGAATAAATTGCTTTCACAAAACCCCAAAGTAGCAAAACTGTGTcaaaagcttgttttgaaagATGTGAAAAGCGCTTTTCGGGATATGCCCAGTGAAACACTACAGTTTTTCAAGAAATCTAAACGTGACGAGATATGCGATTCCTGCGGACTTGAGTATGGAGGCAAATCAAAGAACACGCTTGTTTTGGATACTCTTTATCAGTTACAATTAGTCACATTTCCAAATGATGGATTTTACGAGGCATCAGTTAGGATGAAAAAAGGTAGTCCTTCAATAGTTGGCGAAATAAGTCGTTTGGACACCTATAAAGACCAGATCTTCTGTCTTCAAGATTTATACCCTCGTGTACGAAAATATTGTTACTGTTAG
- the LOC140928820 gene encoding uncharacterized protein isoform X1 gives MNVFNLPFKFRLHRIRILFVTTTFVCAMVIFLPLFRKSSIPSTRAHHPSFKKTLRFKYVTHVGNRSVACRLAQLDPFQESILQYIEDLGKLQCEGKSFSSFDNNVLRVEGEGIVSAQYRIIGRPPGDDFNILRSEPVPIPNIADNSAEKAVQFEQRSRGFFARLWNFFAGSTGLFSRLWNFLTGSGDKFSGFAKVDHDFIQVDAVTSWGWTMRDVHMHVFPNKEVLERRKKPGGIPLNIALIMFDSTSAANFKRKMPKSLEYLTDDLNSLLMRGETIVGDGTTAQLAALLTGIAEKDQPEARKDMGKAASPVDIWRWIFKDFKQNGYVTMFSEDSPRFGSFNYRLKGFKDPPTDHFARPFWMAAADLGWEQFCINGRASHKVAFEYMLSYFRAYRNTPKFSFVSLAPLTHENINSLGYADDDFKILLQHLKEESFLNSTFLVVFGDHGPRFSALRQTIQGKLEERLPFLSITTPKWFPVQYPKLYNNLVHNSGVLTTPFDLYATLRHIITYPEYPSGITTGQSLFSRIDEGIRTCTIAGVEEHWCPCLNLEEISVNEPIIGQLAEFVVSHMNKLLSQNPKVAKLCQKLVLKDVKSAFRDMPSETLQFFKKSKRDEICDSCGLEYGGKSKNTLVLDTLYQLQLVTFPNDGFYEASVRMKKGSPSIVGEISRLDTYKDQIFCLQDLYPRVRKYCYC, from the exons ATGAATGTTTTTAACCTTCCGTTCAAATTTCGATTACACCGTATTCGTATATTGTTTGTGACTACTACTTTCGTGTGTGCGATGGTAATCTTCTTACCTTTGTTTCGAAAATCAAGCATACCGAGCACGCGTGCACATCATCCATCGTTCAAAAAAACACTTCGCTTCAAATACGTTACACATGTTGGGAACAGGAGCGTCGCTTGCAGACTTGCTCAACTTGACCCATTTCAGGAGAGTATACTACAATATATTGAAGACCTAGGGAAGCTTCAGTGTGAAGGAAAAAGCTTTTCTAGCTTTGACAACAATGTGCTTCGCGTTGAAGGAGAGGGAATTGTTTCGGCGCAGTATAGGATTATTGGCCGACCACCTGGCGATGATTTCAACATTTTGCGTTCAGAGCCAGTCCCCATTCCAAACATCGCCGACAACAGTGCTGAAAAAGCGGTACAATTTGAGCAACGTTCGAGAG GTTTCTTCGCGAGATTGTGGAATTTTTTTGCAGGTTCCACAG GTTTGTTCTCGAGATTATGGAATTTTCTCACTGGCTCAGGAG ATAAATTCTCGGGCTTTGCGAAAGTGGATCACGACTTCATTCAAGTCGATGCAGTGACGTCATGGGGTTGGACAATGAGGGATGTGCACATGCACGTGTTTCCAAATAAGGAAGTGCTTGAAAGGCGAAAGAAACCTGGTGGTATTCCTTTGAATATTGCACTGATCATGTTTGACTCCACATCCGCGGCtaatttcaagagaaaaatgCCAAAAAGCTTGGAATATTTGACAGATGATCTGAATTCATTGTTGATGCGAG GCGAAACAATTGTTGGGGATGGTACCACAGCTCAGCTGGCCGCTCTTTTGACTGGAATTGCGGAAAAAGACCAACCGGAGGCGAGGAAAGATATGGGAAAGGCAGCCAGCCCTGTTGACATATGGCGATGGATATTCAAGGATTTCAAGCAAAACGGATATGTTACAATGTTCTCAGAAGACTCGCCTCGCTTTGGGTCGTTCAATTATCGCCTGAAGGGCTTCAAAGATCCACCAACAGATCATTTTGCAAGACCATTCTGGATGGCAGCGGCCGATTTGGGATGGGAGCAGTTTTGCATCAACGGTAGAGCTTCGCACAAAGTTGCATTTGAATATATGCTAAGTTATTTTCGTGCGTACAGGAACACCCCGAAATTCTCTTTTGTCTCGCTTGCTCCTTTAACTCACGAAAATATTAATAGCCTCGGTTATGCAGATGATGATTTTAAGATCCTTCTGCAACACTTGAAGGAAGAATCATTCCTTAACAGCACGTTTCTGGTCGTTTTTGGAGACCACGGACCACGCTTTTCCGCCTTGAGGCAAACCATTCAAGGAAAACTTGAGGAACGGCTTCCATTTCTATCAATCACAACACCAAAATGGTTTCCAGTACAGTACCCAAAGCTTTATAACAACCTTGTGCATAATTCAGGTGTTCTTACTACACCGTTTGATCTGTACGCTACCCTTCGTCACATTATCACGTACCCCGAGTATCCAAGTGGGATAACAACCGGTCAAAGCCTGTTTAGCCGGATTGACGAGGGAATTCGTACTTGCACCATAGCAGGTGTTGAGGAACACTGGTGTCCTTGTCTTAATTTAGAGGAAATTTCGGTGAATGAACCAATAATTGGACAGTTGGCGGAGTTTGTAGTGAGTCATATGAATAAATTGCTTTCACAAAACCCCAAAGTAGCAAAACTGTGTcaaaagcttgttttgaaagATGTGAAAAGCGCTTTTCGGGATATGCCCAGTGAAACACTACAGTTTTTCAAGAAATCTAAACGTGACGAGATATGCGATTCCTGCGGACTTGAGTATGGAGGCAAATCAAAGAACACGCTTGTTTTGGATACTCTTTATCAGTTACAATTAGTCACATTTCCAAATGATGGATTTTACGAGGCATCAGTTAGGATGAAAAAAGGTAGTCCTTCAATAGTTGGCGAAATAAGTCGTTTGGACACCTATAAAGACCAGATCTTCTGTCTTCAAGATTTATACCCTCGTGTACGAAAATATTGTTACTGTTAG
- the LOC140926312 gene encoding uncharacterized protein produces the protein MQLKLAKIILSAIFILFHSSRSEFCHEAHGLIYNDQILIGGNYKSIITRGILACSHKCLADPTCTSYNYERSTESQGACELINEEAESKEVLRERKGSFFVRLRQKVKPRSCLQAWNQGARTSGFYLIQGRTECLFYEMYCDFSSEPGWAYTLVMSQGFGNRGNSFAKSPFLKGVLKNQRTPNWEKYRIGKGRMWVIKESSSHWRVTCDFPNFGVDFRNYLRAAFQNLNPIKFEASGKCCKMDYIDIRGHNCTGCTAAWWQNDQRFLTHFSDQDECQFGKTPGSGANEANFGGYWKSNTNIAFRCSSSERSTTNYWFGGRV, from the exons ATGCAGCTGAAGCTTGCCAAAATTATCCTCTCCGCAATTTTCATCTTGTTTCATTCTAGCCGGTCTGAATTTTGTCATGAAGCACATGGTTTGATCTACAATGATCAGATATTGATCGGCGGTAATTACAAATCTATAATAACCCGTGGAATTCTTGCATGCAGTCACAAATGTTTAGCAGATCCAACATGTACTTCGTACAATTATGAGCGCTCCACAGAAAGCCAAGGTGCGTGTGAGCTCATAAACGAAGAAGCGGAGAGTAAAGAAGTACTCCGGGAAAGGAAAGGGTCATTCTTCGTTCGATTAAGACAAAAAGTG AAACCTAGGAGCTGCCTACAGGCATGGAATCAAGGAGCACGAACATCGGGTTTTTACCTCATACAAGGTAGAACGGAGTGTCTGTTTTACGAAATGTATTGCGACTTCAGTTCGGAGCCCGGTTGGGCTTATACTCTAGTTATGTCGCAAGGTTTTGGCAACAGAGGGAATAGTTTTGCGAAATCGCCTTTCCTAAAAGGAGTACTAAAGAATCAGCGCACTCCCAACTGGGAAAAGTACAGAATCGGGAAAGGACGAATGTGGGTCATAAAAGAGTCATCTAGCCATTGGAGAGTAACGTGTGATTTTCCAAATTTCGGAGTCGATTTCAGAAATTATCTGCGGGCCGCTTTCCAGAATTTGAACCCAATTAAGTTCGAGGCCAGTGGTAAATGCTGTAAGATGGACTACATCGATATTCGCGGGCATAACTGTACAGGATGCACGGCGGCCTGGTGGCAAAACGATCAAAGATTTTTAACGCACTTTAGCGATCAGGATGAATGCCAGTTTGGAAAAACACCAGGCTCCGGTGCAAATGAAGCCAATTTCGGTGGATATTGGAAGAGCAATACCAACATCGCATTTCGTTGTTCCAGTTCAGAAAGATCAACCACAAATTATTGGTTTGGAGGCCGGGTGTAG
- the LOC140928820 gene encoding uncharacterized protein isoform X5: MACYGGFFARLWNFFAGSTVAGKFLSKNIKVEHDFIQVDALTSWGQRKSDVHMHVFPKKEVLERQQKPGGIPLNIALIMFDSTSAANFRRKMPNSLEYLTNDLNSLLMRGQTIVGDGTTAQLAALLTGIAEKDQPEARKDMGNAASPVDIWRWIFKDFKQKGYVTMFSEDSPHFASFNYRLKGFKDPPTDHFARPFWMAAEDLGWTEYCINSRASHKVSFEYLLSYFRAYKNIPKFSLVTHAVISHDSLNSIGYADDDFKNFLQQMNKESFLHNTFLVIFGDHGSRYSKARQTIQGKLEERLPFLSITTPKWFPEQYPKLYNNLVHNSGVLTTPFDLYATLRHITTYPEYPSGITTGQSLFNRIDEGNRTCAMAGVEEHWCPCLNLEEISVNEPVIRQLAEFVVSHMNKLLSQNLKVAKLCQKLVLKDVKSAFRDMPSETLQFFKKSKRDEVCDSCGLEYGGKSKNTLVLDTLYQLQLVTFPNDGFYEASVRMKKGSPSLVGEISRLDAYKDQIFCLQDLYPRARKYCYCY, translated from the exons ATGGCTTGTTATGGAG GTTTCTTCGCGAGATTGTGGAATTTTTTTGCAGGTTCCACAG TTGCAGGTAAATTTTTGAGTAAGAACATAAAGGTGGAACATGACTTCATTCAAGTCGATGCCTTGACGTCATGGGGTCAGAGGAAGAGTGACGTGCACATGCACGTGTTTCCAAAAAAGGAAGTTCTTGAAAGGCAGCAGAAACCTGGTGGTATTCCGCTGAATATTGCGCTGATTATGTTCGACTCCACGTCAGCGGCTAACTTTAGGAGAAAAATGCCAAACAGCTTGGAATATTTGACAAATGATCTGAATTCATTGTTGATGCGAG GTCAAACAATTGTTGGGGATGGTACCACAGCTCAGCTGGCCGCTCTTTTGACTGGAATTGCAGAAAAAGACCAACCGGAGGCGAGAAAAGATATGGGAAATGCAGCCAGCCCTGTTGACATATGGCGATGGATATTCAAGGATTTCAAGCAAAAGGGATATGTAACAATGTTCTCGGAAGACTCACCTCATTTTGCTTCGTTTAATTATCGCCTGAAGGGCTTCAAAGATCCCCCAACAGATCATTTTGCACGACCATTCTGGATGGCAGCGGAGGATCTGGGATGGACGGAATATTGCATCAACAGTAGAGCTTCTCATAAAGTTTCGTTTGAATATCTGTTGAGTTATTTCCGAGCTTACAAGAACATCCCGAAATTCTCCTTAGTCACACATGCTGTGATATCACATGACAGTTTAAATAGTATTGGCTATGCCGATGATGATTTCAAGAATTTTCTGCAACAGATGAATAAGGAATCATTCCTTCACAACACGTTTCTTGTCATTTTTGGAGACCACGGATCACGCTATTCAAAAGCAAGGCAGACCATCCAAGGAAAACTTGAGGAACGGCTTCCATTTCTATCAATCACAACACCAAAATGGTTTCCAGAACAGTACCCGAAGCTCTATAACAACCTTGTGCATAATTCAGGTGTTCTTACTACACCGTTTGATCTGTATGCTACCCTTCGTCACATAACCACGTACCCCGAGTATCCAAGTGGGATTACAACCGGTCAAAGCCTGTTTAACCGGATCGACGAGGGAAATCGCACTTGCGCTATGGCAGGTGTTGAGGAACACTGGTGTCCTTGTCTTAATTTAGAGGAAATTTCGGTGAATGAACCTGTTATTAGGCAATTGGCGGAGTTTGTAGTGAGTCATATGAATAAATTGCTTTCACAAAACCTCAAAGTAGCAAAACTGTGTcaaaagcttgttttgaaagATGTGAAAAGCGCTTTTCGGGATATGCCTAGTGAAACACTACAGTTTTTCAAGAAATCTAAACGTGACGAGGTATGCGATTCCTGTGGACTTGAGTATGGAGGCAAATCAAAGAACACGCTTGTTTTGGATACTCTCTATCAGTTACAATTAGTCACATTTCCAAATGATGGATTTTACGAGGCATCAGTTAGAATGAAAAAAGGTAGTCCTTCACTTGTTGGTGAAATCAGTCGTTTGGACGCCTATAAAGACCAGATCTTCTGTCTTCAAGATTTATACCCTCGTGCACGTAAATATTGCTATTGTTATTAG
- the LOC140928820 gene encoding uncharacterized protein isoform X2: MNVFNLPFKFRLHRIRILFVTTTFVCAMVIFLPLFRKSSIPSTRAHHPSFKKTLRFKYVTHVGNRSVACRLAQLDPFQESILQYIEDLGKLQCEGKSFSSFDNNVLRVEGEGIVSAQYRIIGRPPGDDFNILRSEPVPIPNIADNSAEKAVQFEQRSRGFFARLWNFFAGSTAFGSSVAGKFLSKNIKVEHDFIQVDALTSWGQRKSDVHMHVFPKKEVLERQQKPGGIPLNIALIMFDSTSAANFRRKMPNSLEYLTNDLNSLLMRGQTIVGDGTTAQLAALLTGIAEKDQPEARKDMGNAASPVDIWRWIFKDFKQKGYVTMFSEDSPHFASFNYRLKGFKDPPTDHFARPFWMAAEDLGWTEYCINSRASHKVSFEYLLSYFRAYKNIPKFSLVTHAVISHDSLNSIGYADDDFKNFLQQMNKESFLHNTFLVIFGDHGSRYSKARQTIQGKLEERLPFLSITTPKWFPEQYPKLYNNLVHNSGVLTTPFDLYATLRHITTYPEYPSGITTGQSLFNRIDEGNRTCAMAGVEEHWCPCLNLEEISVNEPVIRQLAEFVVSHMNKLLSQNLKVAKLCQKLVLKDVKSAFRDMPSETLQFFKKSKRDEVCDSCGLEYGGKSKNTLVLDTLYQLQLVTFPNDGFYEASVRMKKGSPSLVGEISRLDAYKDQIFCLQDLYPRARKYCYCY, translated from the exons ATGAATGTTTTTAACCTTCCGTTCAAATTTCGATTACACCGTATTCGTATATTGTTTGTGACTACTACTTTCGTGTGTGCGATGGTAATCTTCTTACCTTTGTTTCGAAAATCAAGCATACCGAGCACGCGTGCACATCATCCATCGTTCAAAAAAACACTTCGCTTCAAATACGTTACACATGTTGGGAACAGGAGCGTCGCTTGCAGACTTGCTCAACTTGACCCATTTCAGGAGAGTATACTACAATATATTGAAGACCTAGGGAAGCTTCAGTGTGAAGGAAAAAGCTTTTCTAGCTTTGACAACAATGTGCTTCGCGTTGAAGGAGAGGGAATTGTTTCGGCGCAGTATAGGATTATTGGCCGACCACCTGGCGATGATTTCAACATTTTGCGTTCAGAGCCAGTCCCCATTCCAAACATCGCCGACAACAGTGCTGAAAAAGCGGTACAATTTGAGCAACGTTCGAGAG GTTTCTTCGCGAGATTGTGGAATTTTTTTGCAGGTTCCACAG CTTTTGGCTCTTCAGTTGCAGGTAAATTTTTGAGTAAGAACATAAAGGTGGAACATGACTTCATTCAAGTCGATGCCTTGACGTCATGGGGTCAGAGGAAGAGTGACGTGCACATGCACGTGTTTCCAAAAAAGGAAGTTCTTGAAAGGCAGCAGAAACCTGGTGGTATTCCGCTGAATATTGCGCTGATTATGTTCGACTCCACGTCAGCGGCTAACTTTAGGAGAAAAATGCCAAACAGCTTGGAATATTTGACAAATGATCTGAATTCATTGTTGATGCGAG GTCAAACAATTGTTGGGGATGGTACCACAGCTCAGCTGGCCGCTCTTTTGACTGGAATTGCAGAAAAAGACCAACCGGAGGCGAGAAAAGATATGGGAAATGCAGCCAGCCCTGTTGACATATGGCGATGGATATTCAAGGATTTCAAGCAAAAGGGATATGTAACAATGTTCTCGGAAGACTCACCTCATTTTGCTTCGTTTAATTATCGCCTGAAGGGCTTCAAAGATCCCCCAACAGATCATTTTGCACGACCATTCTGGATGGCAGCGGAGGATCTGGGATGGACGGAATATTGCATCAACAGTAGAGCTTCTCATAAAGTTTCGTTTGAATATCTGTTGAGTTATTTCCGAGCTTACAAGAACATCCCGAAATTCTCCTTAGTCACACATGCTGTGATATCACATGACAGTTTAAATAGTATTGGCTATGCCGATGATGATTTCAAGAATTTTCTGCAACAGATGAATAAGGAATCATTCCTTCACAACACGTTTCTTGTCATTTTTGGAGACCACGGATCACGCTATTCAAAAGCAAGGCAGACCATCCAAGGAAAACTTGAGGAACGGCTTCCATTTCTATCAATCACAACACCAAAATGGTTTCCAGAACAGTACCCGAAGCTCTATAACAACCTTGTGCATAATTCAGGTGTTCTTACTACACCGTTTGATCTGTATGCTACCCTTCGTCACATAACCACGTACCCCGAGTATCCAAGTGGGATTACAACCGGTCAAAGCCTGTTTAACCGGATCGACGAGGGAAATCGCACTTGCGCTATGGCAGGTGTTGAGGAACACTGGTGTCCTTGTCTTAATTTAGAGGAAATTTCGGTGAATGAACCTGTTATTAGGCAATTGGCGGAGTTTGTAGTGAGTCATATGAATAAATTGCTTTCACAAAACCTCAAAGTAGCAAAACTGTGTcaaaagcttgttttgaaagATGTGAAAAGCGCTTTTCGGGATATGCCTAGTGAAACACTACAGTTTTTCAAGAAATCTAAACGTGACGAGGTATGCGATTCCTGTGGACTTGAGTATGGAGGCAAATCAAAGAACACGCTTGTTTTGGATACTCTCTATCAGTTACAATTAGTCACATTTCCAAATGATGGATTTTACGAGGCATCAGTTAGAATGAAAAAAGGTAGTCCTTCACTTGTTGGTGAAATCAGTCGTTTGGACGCCTATAAAGACCAGATCTTCTGTCTTCAAGATTTATACCCTCGTGCACGTAAATATTGCTATTGTTATTAG
- the LOC140928820 gene encoding uncharacterized protein isoform X3: MNVFNLPFKFRLHRIRILFVTTTFVCAMVIFLPLFRKSSIPSTRAHHPSFKKTLRFKYVTHVGNRSVACRLAQLDPFQESILQYIEDLGKLQCEGKSFSSFDNNVLRVEGEGIVSAQYRIIGRPPGDDFNILRSEPVPIPNIADNSAEKAVQFEQRSRGFFARLWNFFAGSTVAGKFLSKNIKVEHDFIQVDALTSWGQRKSDVHMHVFPKKEVLERQQKPGGIPLNIALIMFDSTSAANFRRKMPNSLEYLTNDLNSLLMRGQTIVGDGTTAQLAALLTGIAEKDQPEARKDMGNAASPVDIWRWIFKDFKQKGYVTMFSEDSPHFASFNYRLKGFKDPPTDHFARPFWMAAEDLGWTEYCINSRASHKVSFEYLLSYFRAYKNIPKFSLVTHAVISHDSLNSIGYADDDFKNFLQQMNKESFLHNTFLVIFGDHGSRYSKARQTIQGKLEERLPFLSITTPKWFPEQYPKLYNNLVHNSGVLTTPFDLYATLRHITTYPEYPSGITTGQSLFNRIDEGNRTCAMAGVEEHWCPCLNLEEISVNEPVIRQLAEFVVSHMNKLLSQNLKVAKLCQKLVLKDVKSAFRDMPSETLQFFKKSKRDEVCDSCGLEYGGKSKNTLVLDTLYQLQLVTFPNDGFYEASVRMKKGSPSLVGEISRLDAYKDQIFCLQDLYPRARKYCYCY, encoded by the exons ATGAATGTTTTTAACCTTCCGTTCAAATTTCGATTACACCGTATTCGTATATTGTTTGTGACTACTACTTTCGTGTGTGCGATGGTAATCTTCTTACCTTTGTTTCGAAAATCAAGCATACCGAGCACGCGTGCACATCATCCATCGTTCAAAAAAACACTTCGCTTCAAATACGTTACACATGTTGGGAACAGGAGCGTCGCTTGCAGACTTGCTCAACTTGACCCATTTCAGGAGAGTATACTACAATATATTGAAGACCTAGGGAAGCTTCAGTGTGAAGGAAAAAGCTTTTCTAGCTTTGACAACAATGTGCTTCGCGTTGAAGGAGAGGGAATTGTTTCGGCGCAGTATAGGATTATTGGCCGACCACCTGGCGATGATTTCAACATTTTGCGTTCAGAGCCAGTCCCCATTCCAAACATCGCCGACAACAGTGCTGAAAAAGCGGTACAATTTGAGCAACGTTCGAGAG GTTTCTTCGCGAGATTGTGGAATTTTTTTGCAGGTTCCACAG TTGCAGGTAAATTTTTGAGTAAGAACATAAAGGTGGAACATGACTTCATTCAAGTCGATGCCTTGACGTCATGGGGTCAGAGGAAGAGTGACGTGCACATGCACGTGTTTCCAAAAAAGGAAGTTCTTGAAAGGCAGCAGAAACCTGGTGGTATTCCGCTGAATATTGCGCTGATTATGTTCGACTCCACGTCAGCGGCTAACTTTAGGAGAAAAATGCCAAACAGCTTGGAATATTTGACAAATGATCTGAATTCATTGTTGATGCGAG GTCAAACAATTGTTGGGGATGGTACCACAGCTCAGCTGGCCGCTCTTTTGACTGGAATTGCAGAAAAAGACCAACCGGAGGCGAGAAAAGATATGGGAAATGCAGCCAGCCCTGTTGACATATGGCGATGGATATTCAAGGATTTCAAGCAAAAGGGATATGTAACAATGTTCTCGGAAGACTCACCTCATTTTGCTTCGTTTAATTATCGCCTGAAGGGCTTCAAAGATCCCCCAACAGATCATTTTGCACGACCATTCTGGATGGCAGCGGAGGATCTGGGATGGACGGAATATTGCATCAACAGTAGAGCTTCTCATAAAGTTTCGTTTGAATATCTGTTGAGTTATTTCCGAGCTTACAAGAACATCCCGAAATTCTCCTTAGTCACACATGCTGTGATATCACATGACAGTTTAAATAGTATTGGCTATGCCGATGATGATTTCAAGAATTTTCTGCAACAGATGAATAAGGAATCATTCCTTCACAACACGTTTCTTGTCATTTTTGGAGACCACGGATCACGCTATTCAAAAGCAAGGCAGACCATCCAAGGAAAACTTGAGGAACGGCTTCCATTTCTATCAATCACAACACCAAAATGGTTTCCAGAACAGTACCCGAAGCTCTATAACAACCTTGTGCATAATTCAGGTGTTCTTACTACACCGTTTGATCTGTATGCTACCCTTCGTCACATAACCACGTACCCCGAGTATCCAAGTGGGATTACAACCGGTCAAAGCCTGTTTAACCGGATCGACGAGGGAAATCGCACTTGCGCTATGGCAGGTGTTGAGGAACACTGGTGTCCTTGTCTTAATTTAGAGGAAATTTCGGTGAATGAACCTGTTATTAGGCAATTGGCGGAGTTTGTAGTGAGTCATATGAATAAATTGCTTTCACAAAACCTCAAAGTAGCAAAACTGTGTcaaaagcttgttttgaaagATGTGAAAAGCGCTTTTCGGGATATGCCTAGTGAAACACTACAGTTTTTCAAGAAATCTAAACGTGACGAGGTATGCGATTCCTGTGGACTTGAGTATGGAGGCAAATCAAAGAACACGCTTGTTTTGGATACTCTCTATCAGTTACAATTAGTCACATTTCCAAATGATGGATTTTACGAGGCATCAGTTAGAATGAAAAAAGGTAGTCCTTCACTTGTTGGTGAAATCAGTCGTTTGGACGCCTATAAAGACCAGATCTTCTGTCTTCAAGATTTATACCCTCGTGCACGTAAATATTGCTATTGTTATTAG